A section of the Mycobacterium sp. 3519A genome encodes:
- a CDS encoding alpha/beta fold hydrolase: MLTSTERLVETNGVSLRLYEAGEAGAPVVVLAHGFPELAYSWRHQIPVLAAAGYHVLAPDQRGYGCSEQPEAVEDYDIHALTGDLVGLLDEVGTERAVFIGHDWGAMVVWHTAVLHPQRVRAAAGLSVPPIPRARSRPTERWRQKFGEDFYMLRFQEPGVAEAEMEADVAATMSGMFAGLVAGPAPLPNWISAEEFQHYVTEFGSTGFTGALNWYRNYDRNWESTPQLADAKITVPALFVGGTADPVGPTMNPARAHEMVAGPYTEKWIEGAGHWVQQERPDEVNRILLAFLAELEQS, translated from the coding sequence GTGCTCACCTCGACCGAGCGGTTAGTCGAGACCAACGGCGTTTCGCTGCGGTTGTACGAGGCCGGTGAGGCGGGTGCTCCCGTCGTCGTATTGGCCCACGGCTTTCCCGAACTGGCCTACTCGTGGCGCCACCAGATCCCGGTGCTCGCGGCCGCGGGCTATCACGTGCTGGCGCCCGATCAGCGCGGCTACGGCTGCTCCGAGCAGCCCGAGGCCGTCGAGGACTACGACATCCATGCCCTGACCGGCGACCTCGTCGGCCTGCTCGACGAGGTCGGCACCGAGCGGGCGGTGTTCATCGGCCATGACTGGGGCGCCATGGTGGTGTGGCACACCGCCGTGTTGCACCCGCAGCGCGTCAGGGCGGCCGCGGGCCTGTCGGTCCCGCCCATTCCGCGGGCCCGGTCCCGACCCACCGAGCGCTGGCGGCAGAAGTTCGGCGAGGACTTCTACATGTTGCGCTTCCAGGAGCCAGGGGTCGCCGAGGCCGAGATGGAGGCCGACGTGGCCGCCACGATGAGCGGGATGTTCGCGGGCCTCGTGGCGGGACCGGCGCCGCTGCCGAACTGGATCAGCGCCGAAGAGTTCCAGCATTACGTGACCGAATTCGGCAGCACCGGATTCACCGGAGCGCTGAACTGGTACCGCAACTACGACCGCAACTGGGAGTCGACGCCGCAGTTAGCCGACGCGAAGATCACGGTGCCCGCGCTGTTCGTCGGCGGCACGGCCGACCCGGTGGGCCCGACCATGAATCCCGCCCGCGCCCACGAGATGGTCGCGGGGCCGTACACGGAGAAGTGGATCGAGGGCGCGGGGCACTGGGTGCAGCAGGAGCGGCCCGACGAGGTCAACCGCATCCTGCTGGCATTCCTCGCAGAACTGGAGCAGTCATGA
- the ftsH gene encoding ATP-dependent zinc metalloprotease FtsH encodes MNRKNVIRTLTAIAVVLLLGWSFFYFSDDTRGYKPVDTSVAMAQINSDNVKSAQIDDREQQLRLELKNGNADTDNSDKVIAKYPTGYAVPLFDALSAKNTKINTVVNQGSMLGSLLIYLLPLLLLVGLFVMFSRMQTGGRMGFGFGKSRAKQLSKDMPKTTFADVAGVDEAVEELYEIKDFLQNPSRYQALGAKIPKGVLLYGPPGTGKTLLARAVAGEAGVPFFTISGSDFVEMFVGVGASRVRDLFEQAKQNSPCIIFVDEIDAVGRQRGAGLGGGHDEREQTLNQLLVEMDGFGDRQGVILIAATNRPDILDPALLRPGRFDRQIPVSNPDLAGRRAVLRVHSQGKPIAPDADLDGLAKRTVGMSGADLANVINEAALLTARENGTVITGPALEEAVDRVVGGPRRKSRIISEQEKKITAYHEGGHTLAAWAMPDIEPIYKVTILARGRTGGHAVAVPEDDKGLMTRSEMIARLVFAMGGRAAEELVFREPTTGAVSDIEQATKIARAMVTEYGMSSKLGAVRYGTEHGDPFLGRTMGTQADYSHEVAQIIDDEVRKLIEAAHTEAWEILTEYRDVLDTLAGELLEKETLHRAELQAIFGEVKKRPRLTMFDDFGGRVPSDKPPIKTPGELAIERGEEWPKPQPEPAFKAAIAQASREAAARQTPNGTNGNGTNGIPGGPTQPDYGAPAGWHAPGWPPPPQAPGQQQPGQPQPQGYWYPPPHWQNPYPYQPYPQQGHPAPQGTQPAPGPSEDPGQDTSRSNG; translated from the coding sequence ATGAACCGGAAAAATGTGATCCGCACGCTCACCGCGATCGCCGTGGTGCTGTTGCTCGGCTGGTCGTTCTTCTATTTCAGTGACGACACCCGCGGCTACAAACCCGTCGACACCTCGGTGGCGATGGCCCAGATCAACAGCGACAACGTCAAGAGCGCGCAGATCGACGACCGCGAGCAGCAGTTGCGGCTCGAGCTGAAGAACGGCAACGCCGACACCGACAACAGCGACAAGGTCATCGCCAAGTACCCGACCGGGTACGCCGTGCCGCTGTTCGACGCGCTGAGCGCGAAGAACACCAAGATCAACACGGTGGTGAACCAGGGCAGCATGCTCGGCTCGCTGCTGATCTATCTGCTGCCGCTGCTCCTGCTGGTCGGCCTGTTCGTGATGTTCTCCCGGATGCAGACCGGCGGCCGGATGGGCTTCGGGTTCGGCAAGTCGCGGGCCAAGCAGCTGTCCAAGGACATGCCCAAGACCACGTTCGCCGACGTGGCAGGCGTCGACGAAGCCGTCGAGGAGCTCTACGAGATCAAGGACTTCCTGCAGAACCCCAGCAGGTATCAGGCGCTGGGCGCCAAGATTCCCAAGGGTGTGCTGCTCTACGGGCCGCCCGGCACCGGCAAGACCCTGTTGGCCAGGGCCGTCGCGGGCGAGGCGGGGGTTCCGTTCTTCACGATTTCGGGTTCGGACTTCGTCGAGATGTTCGTCGGCGTCGGCGCCTCCCGGGTGCGCGACCTGTTCGAGCAGGCCAAGCAGAACAGCCCCTGCATCATCTTCGTCGACGAGATCGACGCCGTCGGCCGCCAGCGTGGCGCCGGCCTGGGCGGCGGTCACGACGAACGCGAGCAGACGCTGAACCAGTTGCTCGTCGAGATGGACGGATTCGGTGACCGTCAGGGCGTCATCCTGATCGCCGCCACCAACCGTCCCGACATCCTGGACCCGGCGCTGCTGCGGCCCGGCCGCTTCGACCGCCAGATCCCGGTGTCCAACCCCGATCTGGCAGGCCGACGTGCGGTGCTGCGCGTGCACTCGCAGGGCAAGCCGATCGCGCCCGACGCCGACCTCGACGGTCTGGCCAAGCGCACCGTCGGCATGTCCGGCGCCGACCTGGCCAACGTGATCAACGAGGCCGCGCTGCTGACCGCGCGCGAGAACGGCACCGTGATCACCGGGCCCGCGCTCGAGGAGGCCGTCGACCGCGTCGTCGGCGGGCCGCGCCGCAAGAGCCGCATCATCAGCGAGCAGGAAAAGAAGATCACCGCCTACCACGAAGGCGGCCACACGCTCGCGGCATGGGCGATGCCCGACATCGAGCCCATCTACAAGGTGACGATCCTGGCCCGCGGGCGCACCGGCGGGCACGCCGTGGCGGTACCCGAGGACGACAAGGGTCTGATGACCCGCTCTGAGATGATCGCCCGGTTGGTGTTCGCGATGGGCGGCCGCGCCGCCGAGGAACTAGTGTTCCGCGAGCCCACCACCGGCGCGGTGTCCGATATCGAGCAGGCCACCAAGATCGCCCGCGCGATGGTCACCGAATACGGCATGAGCTCCAAACTGGGCGCCGTGCGGTACGGCACCGAACACGGCGACCCGTTCCTCGGCCGCACCATGGGCACTCAGGCCGACTACAGCCACGAGGTCGCCCAGATCATCGACGACGAGGTCCGCAAGCTCATCGAGGCCGCGCACACCGAGGCCTGGGAGATCCTGACCGAATACCGTGATGTGCTCGACACTTTGGCAGGTGAGCTGCTGGAGAAGGAGACCCTGCACCGCGCGGAGCTCCAGGCGATCTTCGGTGAGGTCAAGAAACGGCCGCGGCTCACCATGTTCGACGACTTCGGGGGCCGGGTGCCCTCGGACAAGCCGCCGATCAAGACGCCCGGCGAATTGGCGATCGAACGCGGCGAGGAGTGGCCCAAGCCGCAGCCCGAGCCGGCCTTCAAGGCCGCGATCGCGCAGGCCAGCCGGGAAGCGGCGGCGCGTCAAACGCCGAACGGCACAAATGGCAACGGCACCAATGGGATTCCCGGTGGCCCCACTCAGCCCGACTACGGCGCTCCCGCAGGCTGGCATGCGCCCGGCTGGCCGCCGCCGCCGCAGGCACCCGGCCAGCAGCAGCCCGGCCAGCCGCAGCCGCAAGGCTATTGGTACCCGCCACCGCACTGGCAGAACCCCTATCCGTACCAGCCCTACCCGCAGCAAGGACATCCGGCCCCGCAGGGCACCCAGCCTGCGCCGGGACCGAGCGAGGATCCGGGACAGGACACCAGCCGGTCCAACGGCTGA
- the folE gene encoding GTP cyclohydrolase I FolE — MTPRTRGADEQVSHHNSTTFNRRVFDQERAESAVRELLIAVGEDPDRHGLEDTPARVARAYKELFAGLYTDPDTVLDTTFDEQHDELVLVKQIPMYSTCEHHLVSFHGVAHVGYIPGVDGRVTGLSKIARLVDLYAKRPQVQERLTAQIADALMRKLNPRGVIVVVEAEHLCMAMRGVRKPGAITTTSAVRGQFKTDKASRAEALDLILRK, encoded by the coding sequence ATGACTCCGCGCACCCGAGGAGCGGATGAGCAGGTGTCGCACCACAACTCGACCACGTTCAACCGCCGCGTCTTCGACCAGGAACGCGCGGAGTCGGCCGTCCGCGAGCTGCTGATCGCCGTCGGCGAGGACCCCGACCGGCACGGCCTCGAGGACACGCCCGCCCGGGTGGCTCGTGCGTACAAGGAGCTGTTCGCCGGGCTGTACACCGACCCGGATACGGTGCTGGACACCACCTTTGACGAACAGCACGACGAACTGGTGCTGGTCAAGCAGATCCCGATGTATTCGACGTGCGAACACCACCTGGTGTCGTTCCACGGGGTGGCCCACGTCGGCTACATCCCCGGGGTGGACGGCCGCGTCACCGGGTTGTCCAAGATCGCCCGACTGGTCGACCTGTACGCCAAACGTCCGCAGGTGCAGGAGCGGCTGACCGCGCAGATCGCCGACGCGCTGATGCGCAAACTGAACCCGCGCGGGGTGATCGTGGTCGTCGAGGCGGAACATCTGTGCATGGCGATGCGCGGGGTCCGCAAACCGGGCGCGATCACCACGACGTCGGCGGTGCGTGGCCAATTCAAGACCGACAAAGCGTCACGGGCCGAGGCGCTGGATCTCATCCTGCGGAAGTGA
- the folP gene encoding dihydropteroate synthase, translated as MGVVNVTDDSFSDGGLFLDRDRAVEHGLALAAEGAAIVDVGGESTRPGATRIEPRIESGRVLPVIKELAGQGITVSIDTMHAAVAQAALENGAQIVNDVSGGRADPNMAPLLADAKVPWVLMHWRSVGTARPHEVPTYRDVVAEVHDELMASVDAAVAAGVDPAKLIIDPGLGFAKTAQHNWALLRALPHFVATGIPVLVGASRKRFLGTLLAGPDGEPRPPDGRETTTAVISALAGLNGAWGVRVHDVQATVDALKVLEAWGADHG; from the coding sequence ATGGGGGTCGTCAACGTCACTGACGATTCCTTCTCGGACGGGGGACTGTTCCTCGACCGCGACCGTGCGGTCGAACACGGGCTGGCGCTGGCCGCCGAGGGCGCCGCGATCGTCGACGTCGGCGGTGAGTCGACCCGCCCCGGCGCCACCCGTATCGAGCCGCGAATAGAATCGGGACGCGTGCTGCCGGTGATCAAAGAGCTTGCCGGACAAGGCATCACAGTCAGCATCGACACCATGCACGCCGCGGTGGCGCAGGCGGCGCTGGAGAACGGTGCGCAGATCGTCAACGACGTGTCCGGCGGGCGCGCCGATCCGAACATGGCGCCACTGCTGGCCGACGCGAAAGTGCCGTGGGTGCTGATGCACTGGCGCTCCGTCGGGACCGCCCGGCCACACGAGGTGCCCACCTACCGCGACGTGGTCGCGGAGGTCCACGACGAACTGATGGCCAGCGTGGACGCGGCCGTGGCCGCCGGTGTCGATCCGGCCAAACTGATCATCGACCCCGGCCTGGGATTCGCCAAGACTGCACAACACAATTGGGCGTTGCTGCGGGCGTTGCCGCACTTCGTCGCAACCGGGATACCGGTGCTCGTCGGCGCGTCCCGCAAGCGGTTCCTCGGCACGCTGCTGGCCGGACCCGACGGTGAACCGCGGCCACCGGACGGCAGAGAAACCACCACCGCGGTGATCTCGGCGCTGGCCGGGTTGAACGGCGCGTGGGGAGTGCGGGTGCACGACGTGCAGGCGACGGTGGATGCGCTCAAGGTGCTCGAGGCTTGGGGCGCCGACCATGGCTGA
- the folB gene encoding dihydroneopterin aldolase, with translation MADRIELRGLTVRGFHGVYDHERRDGQDFVVDITVWVDLAAAAASDDLADTLDYGALAQRAADIVSGPPRNLIETVAGAIADDVMADDRVHAVEVVVHKPSAPIPLTFSDVAVTARRSRRGGRGGVG, from the coding sequence ATGGCTGATCGAATCGAGTTGCGCGGCTTGACCGTTCGCGGTTTCCACGGTGTGTACGACCACGAGCGACGCGATGGGCAGGACTTCGTCGTCGACATCACGGTGTGGGTCGATCTTGCGGCCGCCGCGGCAAGCGACGACCTCGCCGACACGCTCGACTACGGCGCACTGGCCCAACGGGCCGCCGATATCGTCTCCGGGCCGCCGCGCAACCTCATCGAAACCGTCGCGGGTGCGATCGCCGACGACGTGATGGCCGACGACCGGGTACACGCCGTCGAGGTCGTCGTGCACAAACCGTCGGCACCGATCCCGTTGACCTTCTCGGATGTGGCTGTGACGGCCCGGCGGTCCCGGCGCGGGGGCCGCGGAGGTGTCGGGTGA
- the folK gene encoding 2-amino-4-hydroxy-6-hydroxymethyldihydropteridine diphosphokinase — MSRVVLSIGSNLGDRQARLQSVVDGLDGAVRAVSPVYETDAWGGVEQGPFLNAVLIADDPALDCRGWLHRAQELEAAAERVRVQRWGPRTLDVDLVVCHDGQREVTSHDAELTLPHPLAHQRAFVLIPWLAVDPDATLTVAGQPRAVAGLLAELAQDERDGVRRTEVALG, encoded by the coding sequence GTGAGCCGAGTCGTCTTGTCCATCGGGTCCAATCTCGGCGATCGGCAGGCTCGGCTGCAGTCGGTTGTCGACGGTCTCGACGGCGCGGTGCGTGCGGTGTCGCCGGTGTACGAGACGGATGCGTGGGGCGGCGTGGAGCAGGGACCGTTCCTCAACGCTGTGCTGATCGCCGACGATCCGGCGCTGGACTGCCGCGGTTGGCTGCATCGGGCGCAGGAACTGGAAGCGGCCGCCGAGCGCGTCCGCGTGCAGCGGTGGGGTCCGCGCACCCTCGACGTCGATCTCGTGGTCTGCCACGACGGGCAGCGCGAGGTGACCTCACACGACGCCGAACTCACGTTGCCGCATCCGCTGGCGCATCAGCGGGCGTTCGTGTTGATCCCGTGGCTGGCGGTGGACCCGGACGCGACGTTGACCGTCGCGGGTCAACCGCGCGCCGTCGCAGGCCTGCTCGCCGAGTTGGCGCAGGACGAGCGCGACGGCGTGCGTCGCACCGAGGTGGCGCTGGGCTGA
- a CDS encoding DUF3180 domain-containing protein translates to MGPTRKRDLTAAAALTAVAGYLLVVLVYRYFPPIDVWTGISLLAVAVAEAGWAFYVRNKINEGEIGDARGWLHPLAVARSVLVAKASAWVGALVLGWWIAVLCYLLPRRSTLRVAGEDTAGAVVAAVSALALVIAALWLQHCCKSPQDPHENADGATE, encoded by the coding sequence ATGGGACCGACCCGCAAACGTGACCTGACGGCCGCGGCGGCGCTCACTGCCGTGGCGGGCTACCTGCTGGTGGTACTGGTGTACCGCTATTTCCCGCCGATCGATGTGTGGACGGGAATCTCGCTGCTGGCTGTTGCCGTCGCCGAGGCCGGCTGGGCGTTCTATGTCCGGAACAAGATCAACGAGGGCGAGATCGGCGACGCCCGCGGTTGGCTTCATCCGCTTGCCGTGGCGCGGTCGGTGTTGGTCGCCAAGGCGTCGGCCTGGGTTGGCGCGCTGGTGCTCGGCTGGTGGATCGCGGTGCTGTGCTACCTGTTACCGCGCCGCAGCACGTTGCGGGTCGCGGGGGAGGACACCGCGGGCGCGGTCGTCGCGGCCGTGAGCGCGCTCGCGTTGGTGATAGCTGCGCTGTGGCTGCAGCATTGCTGCAAGTCGCCGCAGGACCCGCATGAGAACGCCGACGGGGCGACAGAGTAG
- a CDS encoding Rossmann-like and DUF2520 domain-containing protein, with protein sequence MEQSPAHARGPEAGLRPARLTIGIISAGRVGTALGVALERAEHVVVACSAISHASRQRAERRLPDTAVLPPDEVARRAELLVLAVPDAELAGLVGGLAATSAVRPGTIVAHTSGANGIGVLAPLTGQGCIPLAIHPAMTFTGGDEDIARLSEACFGVTAADEVGYAIAQSLVLEIGGEPFRVREDARTLYHAALAHASNHLVTVMLDAVEALRAALWGQELLGQELVGDAPGGIAERVIGPLARASLENSLQRGQAALTGPVARGDANAVAGHLRALAEVDPQLAQAYRANSLRTAQRAHAPKEVFAVFSDSSGQS encoded by the coding sequence ATGGAGCAGTCCCCAGCGCACGCGCGGGGTCCCGAGGCCGGACTGCGGCCGGCGCGGCTCACGATCGGCATCATCTCCGCGGGACGGGTCGGTACGGCGCTGGGCGTCGCGTTGGAACGCGCCGAGCACGTGGTGGTCGCGTGCAGCGCGATCTCGCATGCGTCCCGGCAGCGTGCCGAACGCAGGCTGCCCGACACCGCGGTGCTGCCGCCCGACGAGGTGGCGCGCCGCGCCGAACTGTTGGTGCTGGCCGTGCCCGACGCCGAACTCGCGGGCTTGGTCGGCGGTCTGGCCGCGACCTCGGCGGTCCGGCCCGGCACCATCGTCGCGCACACATCGGGTGCCAACGGCATCGGCGTGCTGGCGCCGTTGACCGGACAAGGCTGCATCCCGCTGGCCATCCATCCCGCCATGACGTTCACTGGCGGGGACGAGGACATCGCGAGGCTGTCGGAAGCATGTTTCGGTGTGACGGCCGCCGACGAAGTCGGGTACGCGATCGCCCAGTCGTTGGTGCTCGAGATCGGCGGCGAGCCGTTCCGGGTGCGCGAGGACGCACGCACGCTGTATCACGCCGCACTGGCACACGCGAGTAACCACCTGGTGACGGTGATGCTCGACGCGGTCGAAGCGCTGCGAGCGGCGTTGTGGGGTCAGGAGTTGTTGGGCCAGGAACTGGTTGGCGACGCGCCGGGCGGCATCGCCGAACGCGTGATCGGCCCGCTGGCGCGCGCGTCGCTGGAGAACTCGCTGCAGCGCGGGCAAGCAGCGCTGACCGGCCCTGTCGCGCGCGGCGACGCGAATGCGGTCGCAGGCCACCTGCGGGCGCTGGCCGAGGTGGATCCGCAACTGGCACAGGCGTATCGGGCCAACTCGCTGCGCACCGCGCAGCGCGCGCACGCCCCCAAGGAAGTGTTCGCAGTGTTTTCCGACTCCTCGGGACAGTCATGA
- the panC gene encoding pantoate--beta-alanine ligase, whose amino-acid sequence MTKPRFSAGELNVYSSPRDVHDVTRALRTTGRRVMLVPTMGALHEGHLTLVRSAKRVQGAVVVVSIFVNPLQFGPNEDLGAYPRTLDDDLALLRAEGVEIAFAPTAADMYPDGRRTSVHPGPLGEELEGAARPTHFAGVLTVVLKLLQIVQPDRAFFGEKDYQQLVVIRQMVADLNIDTQIVGVPIVREADGLAMSSRNRYLNDVEREQAGALSAALLAGMYAASGGKAAALDAARAVLDEVPAIDVDYLEVRDQLLGPAPAEGIARMLIAARLGGTRLLDNIAIDIGATTGTDGHPRVGTQEGHELPWRN is encoded by the coding sequence ATGACCAAGCCACGATTCAGCGCGGGCGAACTCAACGTCTACTCCAGTCCTCGTGACGTTCACGACGTCACCAGGGCACTGCGAACGACGGGCCGCAGGGTGATGCTGGTGCCGACGATGGGTGCCCTGCACGAGGGGCACTTGACGCTGGTCAGGTCCGCCAAGCGGGTCCAGGGCGCCGTGGTGGTGGTGTCGATCTTCGTCAACCCGTTGCAGTTCGGGCCGAACGAGGACCTCGGCGCGTACCCGCGCACACTCGACGACGATCTGGCGTTGCTGCGCGCCGAGGGTGTCGAGATCGCGTTCGCGCCGACGGCCGCCGACATGTACCCCGACGGCAGGCGGACTTCCGTGCACCCTGGCCCGCTCGGGGAGGAACTCGAAGGTGCCGCCCGCCCAACGCATTTCGCGGGTGTGCTGACCGTCGTGCTCAAGCTGCTGCAGATCGTGCAACCCGATCGCGCCTTCTTCGGCGAGAAGGATTACCAGCAACTCGTGGTGATCCGGCAGATGGTCGCCGACCTCAACATCGACACGCAGATCGTCGGTGTGCCGATCGTCAGGGAAGCGGACGGGCTGGCCATGTCGTCACGTAACCGCTATCTCAACGACGTCGAACGCGAGCAGGCCGGAGCGCTGTCGGCGGCGCTGCTGGCGGGCATGTACGCCGCATCGGGCGGCAAGGCGGCGGCACTGGACGCCGCGCGTGCGGTGCTCGACGAGGTGCCCGCCATCGACGTCGACTATCTCGAAGTGCGCGATCAGCTGCTCGGTCCAGCGCCCGCCGAAGGCATCGCCCGCATGCTCATTGCCGCCAGGCTCGGCGGCACCAGGCTTCTCGACAACATCGCGATCGACATCGGCGCCACCACCGGTACCGACGGGCATCCACGCGTCGGCACCCAAGAGGGCCACGAATTACCTTGGAGAAATTGA
- the panD gene encoding aspartate 1-decarboxylase yields the protein MLRTMLKSKIHRATVTQADLHYVGSVTIDADLMDAADLLEGEQVTIVDIDNGARLVTYAITGERGSGVIGINGAAAHLVHPGDLVILIAYGTMEDAEAKTYQPRVVFVGADNKQIDLGSDPAHVPADAAALMSAR from the coding sequence ATGTTACGGACAATGCTGAAGTCGAAGATCCACCGCGCCACGGTGACGCAGGCCGATCTGCACTACGTCGGCTCGGTGACCATCGACGCCGACCTGATGGATGCGGCCGACCTGCTCGAGGGTGAACAAGTCACGATCGTCGACATCGACAACGGCGCACGGCTGGTCACCTACGCCATCACTGGCGAGCGCGGTAGCGGTGTGATCGGGATCAACGGCGCCGCAGCACATCTCGTGCATCCGGGCGACCTGGTGATTCTGATCGCTTACGGCACAATGGAAGACGCCGAGGCCAAGACCTATCAACCGCGGGTGGTGTTCGTCGGCGCGGACAACAAGCAGATCGATCTCGGTAGTGACCCCGCCCACGTGCCGGCCGATGCGGCCGCGCTGATGTCTGCTCGGTAG
- a CDS encoding type III pantothenate kinase, which produces MLLAIDVRNTHTVVGLISGSGDHAKVVQNWRIRTESEVTSDELALTIDGLIGDDSERLTGAAGLSTVPSVLHEVRLMLEQYWPSVPHVLIEPGVRTGIPLLVDNPKEVGADRIVNCLSAYHKYKSAAIVVDFGSSICVDVVSGKGEFLGGAIAPGVQVSSDAAAARSAALRRVELTRPRSVVGKNTVECMQAGAVFGFAGLVDGLVNRIREDVDGFAGDDVAVVATGHTAPLVLPDLHTVDKYDKHLTLDGLRLVFERNRDSNRGRLKQAR; this is translated from the coding sequence GTGCTGCTCGCAATCGACGTCCGCAACACGCACACCGTGGTCGGCCTGATCTCCGGGTCCGGTGATCACGCAAAGGTAGTGCAGAACTGGCGGATTCGCACCGAATCCGAGGTCACCTCCGATGAGTTGGCGCTCACCATCGACGGCCTGATCGGAGACGACTCCGAACGCCTGACCGGTGCCGCGGGCCTCTCGACAGTGCCGTCGGTGTTGCACGAGGTCCGACTGATGCTCGAACAGTACTGGCCTTCGGTGCCGCATGTGTTGATCGAACCGGGGGTACGCACCGGCATCCCGCTGCTCGTCGACAACCCGAAAGAGGTGGGCGCGGACCGGATCGTCAACTGTCTCTCGGCCTACCACAAGTACAAGTCCGCCGCGATTGTCGTCGACTTCGGCTCGTCGATCTGCGTTGACGTGGTTTCCGGGAAGGGCGAATTCCTTGGCGGCGCAATCGCTCCCGGCGTACAGGTGTCTTCAGACGCGGCCGCCGCGCGGTCGGCGGCGTTGCGTCGCGTCGAACTGACCCGGCCCCGTTCGGTGGTCGGCAAGAACACCGTCGAATGCATGCAGGCGGGTGCGGTGTTCGGATTCGCCGGTCTGGTGGACGGGTTGGTCAACCGCATCCGGGAGGATGTCGACGGGTTCGCAGGCGACGATGTCGCGGTGGTGGCCACCGGACACACCGCACCGTTGGTGCTGCCCGACCTGCACACCGTCGACAAGTACGACAAGCATCTCACGCTGGACGGGCTGCGCCTGGTGTTCGAGCGCAACCGCGACAGCAACCGCGGCAGGCTGAAACAAGCCCGCTGA
- a CDS encoding alanine racemase, translating into MTAAISAAAVTALADEPIDWRFKGLPSAWWGSTPRQICAQAPDLFEAGVVGPICVLRAEALTHNLVAMANWCRDRGVELAPHGKTHMAPQLFARQLDAGACAITAATLSHVRTYRAFGVRDVVLANELVDDAGLRWLATELAAHPDFSLVCWVDSVRGVESMGAALAAAGAERPLDVCVEVGMFDGRTGCRGAAAVDEVARAAAASPWLRLVGVAGYEAARGHDTTAEALAAVTAYLREMRDAAVRLAPLFETDRAIVTAGGSTYFDAVADVLAGEWRTILRSGGYLTHDDGLYARTSPLRGELRPALQVWGQVVSCPEPGLAVLTMGRRDVSFDTDLPVPLRLPDSVVTKLNDQHAYLRLGGDDNVEVGGWLGFGISHPCTVFDKWQMIPELDADDRVVGLIRTFF; encoded by the coding sequence ATGACCGCCGCGATCAGCGCCGCTGCAGTGACCGCCCTGGCCGACGAACCGATCGACTGGCGGTTCAAGGGGTTGCCGTCGGCGTGGTGGGGCAGCACGCCGAGGCAGATCTGCGCGCAGGCCCCCGACCTCTTCGAGGCGGGCGTCGTCGGACCGATCTGCGTGCTGCGCGCCGAGGCGCTGACGCACAACCTGGTCGCGATGGCCAACTGGTGTCGCGATCGCGGCGTCGAACTGGCCCCGCACGGTAAGACGCACATGGCCCCGCAGCTGTTCGCCCGCCAGTTGGACGCGGGCGCGTGCGCGATCACGGCCGCGACACTCAGCCACGTGCGGACCTACCGGGCGTTCGGGGTACGTGACGTGGTGCTGGCCAACGAGCTTGTCGACGACGCCGGATTGCGCTGGCTGGCAACCGAACTGGCCGCTCATCCGGATTTCTCGCTGGTGTGCTGGGTAGATTCGGTGCGCGGCGTGGAGTCGATGGGCGCGGCGCTGGCCGCGGCGGGAGCGGAGCGGCCGCTCGATGTCTGCGTGGAGGTGGGCATGTTCGACGGGCGCACCGGCTGCCGCGGCGCCGCCGCGGTCGACGAGGTGGCGCGCGCGGCCGCCGCCTCGCCTTGGCTGCGGCTGGTCGGCGTCGCGGGCTACGAGGCGGCGCGCGGCCACGACACCACTGCCGAGGCGCTCGCCGCCGTCACCGCCTATCTGCGCGAGATGCGCGACGCCGCGGTGCGGTTGGCGCCGCTGTTCGAGACGGACCGGGCGATCGTCACGGCGGGCGGCAGCACCTATTTCGATGCGGTCGCCGACGTGCTGGCGGGCGAATGGCGCACGATCCTGCGCAGCGGCGGGTACCTCACCCACGACGACGGGCTATATGCGCGGACCTCACCGCTGCGCGGCGAGTTGCGGCCTGCGTTGCAGGTATGGGGTCAGGTGGTGTCGTGCCCTGAGCCCGGGCTGGCCGTGCTCACCATGGGGCGCCGCGACGTCTCGTTCGACACGGATCTGCCGGTACCGCTGCGGCTGCCTGACAGCGTGGTCACCAAGCTCAACGATCAGCACGCCTATCTGCGGCTGGGCGGCGACGACAACGTCGAGGTGGGCGGCTGGCTCGGCTTCGGCATCTCACACCCCTGCACGGTGTTCGACAAGTGGCAAATGATCCCGGAACTCGACGCCGACGACCGGGTGGTCGGCCTGATCCGCACGTTCTTCTAA